From Pseudoalteromonas viridis, the proteins below share one genomic window:
- the aceK gene encoding bifunctional isocitrate dehydrogenase kinase/phosphatase produces MSYQVQTIAEHILSGFHAHYALFQQITARAPQAFALQKWGEIEQISKQRISLYDTRVNDTVTELKKHTPQHTPDEALWHQVKQHYAELLSFHPQAELAETFFNSVFCRLFHRRYYKNDFIFVETTLTKPTTLPIEAEFRSYFPVISGLKPTIRNMISHMELQCGFRDLEQDIRLLVKAFIKQAPSTHHSHHGLRFDILTAPFYRNKGAYIVGRVVSKSGVQPFIIALLHHPRGGLYIDALLTKSAQMRIIFGFARAYFLVETHAPSAMVGFLQQLMPNKTTAELYNAIGFHKQGKTEFYRDFLFHLQHSEDIFTIAPGTPGMVMMVFTLPNFPFVFKVIKDVFAESKPFGRDTVLARYQLVKSHDRVGRMADTIEYSEVVIPKKKFSPSLLETLKATISNSLRDEGDYLVIKHLYIERRMTPLNLFLQTADEQTAKKVIEDYGHAIREMLSVNIFPGDMLLKNFGVTKHHRVIFYDYDEVQYLTDMNFRPMPSPSLEDLYSGVAEPSAAPNDVFPQQLCTFVLTDPKLRAVFERSHEALLQVEYWQQAQRDIQTHVVKQIYPYPASQRFYRHIK; encoded by the coding sequence ATGAGTTACCAGGTTCAAACAATTGCAGAACACATTCTGTCCGGGTTTCATGCGCACTACGCGTTGTTTCAGCAGATAACCGCACGCGCGCCACAGGCGTTTGCACTGCAAAAATGGGGCGAAATCGAGCAGATCAGCAAACAAAGGATCAGCCTCTATGATACACGCGTTAACGATACGGTCACCGAACTCAAAAAGCATACGCCACAGCACACCCCCGACGAAGCGTTATGGCATCAGGTAAAGCAACATTACGCAGAGCTCTTGTCTTTTCACCCACAAGCTGAGCTGGCCGAAACATTTTTTAACTCTGTGTTTTGCAGACTGTTTCACAGGCGCTACTACAAAAACGACTTTATTTTTGTTGAAACAACCCTGACAAAACCAACAACTTTACCTATTGAAGCCGAATTTCGCAGTTATTTCCCGGTTATTTCAGGACTGAAACCCACCATCCGCAATATGATCTCGCACATGGAATTGCAATGTGGCTTTCGCGACCTGGAGCAGGATATTAGACTGCTGGTAAAAGCCTTCATTAAGCAGGCACCAAGTACACACCATAGCCATCACGGGCTGCGTTTTGATATCCTGACAGCGCCTTTTTACCGTAACAAAGGCGCTTACATCGTTGGCCGGGTCGTGTCTAAATCGGGCGTACAACCTTTTATCATTGCCCTTTTACACCACCCACGGGGCGGCTTGTATATCGACGCGCTGCTGACAAAAAGTGCGCAGATGCGGATTATTTTTGGTTTTGCCCGAGCCTACTTTCTGGTTGAAACCCATGCTCCTTCCGCTATGGTTGGCTTTTTACAACAATTAATGCCGAATAAAACCACCGCAGAGCTCTACAATGCCATCGGCTTTCATAAGCAGGGGAAAACTGAATTCTATCGTGATTTTCTGTTTCACTTGCAACATAGTGAGGATATTTTCACAATCGCCCCCGGCACACCGGGCATGGTCATGATGGTTTTTACCTTACCTAATTTCCCTTTTGTGTTTAAAGTGATCAAAGATGTCTTCGCCGAAAGTAAGCCGTTTGGCAGAGATACCGTACTGGCTCGCTATCAGCTGGTAAAAAGTCATGACCGTGTTGGCCGTATGGCCGACACCATCGAATATTCGGAAGTAGTGATCCCCAAAAAGAAGTTTTCCCCGTCATTGCTGGAAACCCTCAAAGCCACAATTAGCAACAGCTTACGAGACGAAGGGGATTACCTGGTGATTAAGCATCTGTATATTGAGCGCCGCATGACGCCGCTGAATTTGTTTTTACAAACCGCAGATGAGCAAACCGCTAAAAAAGTGATTGAAGACTATGGCCATGCCATCCGGGAAATGCTCAGTGTGAATATTTTCCCGGGTGATATGCTGCTCAAAAACTTCGGTGTTACCAAGCACCATAGGGTCATTTTTTATGATTATGATGAAGTTCAGTATCTGACTGACATGAACTTCAGGCCCATGCCCAGCCCATCATTGGAGGACTTATACAGCGGTGTGGCCGAGCCCTCTGCGGCCCCGAATGACGTATTTCCGCAACAGCTGTGTACATTTGTCCTCACAGACCCTAAACTCAGAGCGGTGTTTGAACGGTCGCATGAAGCCTTGCTACAGGTGGAGTACTGGCAACAGGCGCAGCGGGATATTCAAACCCACGTGGTTAAGCAGATTTATCCCTACCCTGCCTCACAGCGCTTCTATCGGCATATAAAATAA
- a CDS encoding LysR family transcriptional regulator produces MNISKIDLNLLVYLDTLLRECNVTRAANQLSITQPAMSNGLKRLRNLFNDPILVRTSEGMVPTERALELQPVIRGILMTLEETLAPNREFDPRQSKRVFRIMASDYAASTLAPKLLNKLHMEAPDTTLDILTPSDVTFHDVENGKVDMAINRFENLPQSFHHKRIWKDSFCCLIKSDNPIKAHFNLDAYLKARHIWVSKTGFGVGVGMDPADVQKLGWVDEALAHFGKHRNIATFTRNYHVAIHLAKEQNLIATLPSKAANIYSDDPNLAILEPPFPIPPFELDMIWSPLLHRDASHIWLRQKIAEVADALK; encoded by the coding sequence GTGAACATAAGCAAAATTGACCTGAATCTACTGGTCTACCTCGATACATTATTACGAGAATGTAACGTCACCCGCGCGGCGAACCAGCTAAGTATTACTCAGCCTGCAATGAGCAACGGCCTGAAGCGGCTCAGAAACTTGTTTAACGATCCGATCCTTGTACGCACCAGTGAGGGCATGGTCCCGACAGAACGAGCACTTGAACTCCAACCCGTGATCCGCGGTATTTTAATGACACTGGAAGAAACACTGGCCCCTAACCGCGAATTCGATCCCCGGCAGAGTAAACGCGTATTTCGCATTATGGCCAGTGATTACGCAGCCAGTACACTAGCTCCTAAGCTACTTAATAAACTGCATATGGAAGCGCCAGACACCACACTCGACATCCTTACGCCGAGTGACGTGACTTTTCACGATGTGGAAAACGGTAAGGTTGACATGGCCATCAATCGCTTTGAGAACTTACCTCAGTCTTTTCATCATAAACGGATCTGGAAAGACAGCTTTTGCTGTCTGATTAAGTCGGATAACCCAATCAAAGCGCATTTTAATTTAGATGCTTACTTAAAAGCCCGGCATATTTGGGTAAGTAAAACTGGATTCGGAGTCGGTGTCGGGATGGATCCAGCAGATGTACAAAAGCTGGGCTGGGTAGACGAAGCGTTAGCGCATTTCGGCAAACACCGCAACATCGCAACGTTTACACGCAATTATCACGTTGCTATTCACCTTGCCAAAGAGCAAAACCTGATTGCAACTTTGCCATCAAAAGCGGCGAATATCTACAGCGATGACCCTAATCTGGCGATACTGGAGCCACCTTTTCCTATTCCGCCATTTGAGTTGGATATGATCTGGAGCCCGCTGCTACACCGCGACGCCAGCCACATCTGGCTCAGACAAAAAATAGCTGAAGTAGCGGACGCGCTTAAATAG
- a CDS encoding M14 family metallopeptidase, producing the protein MTEQYPIGQAGKPWQAAEKQQWFATQINKRDYFEDIKPLINALKADFRVEQYGVLNYDTQYPLYALKSANWHAELPVVLVTGGVHGYETSGVLGALAFAKQHANTFEGQFNLLILPCISPWGYETINRWNPEAVDPNRSFYANSPAQESQLAMDYVNQYQESIALHIDLHETTDTDNSEFRPALAARDGKVNHNWNIPDGFYLVGHTQKPQAAFQQAIIHAVQQVTHIAQADEHNALIGVPVEQFGVINYDATHLGLCMGMTNAPYVTTTEVYPDSPNTTPQNCIDGQVAAIEGAIAYLAAQK; encoded by the coding sequence ATGACTGAACAGTACCCGATAGGGCAAGCCGGCAAACCTTGGCAAGCAGCAGAAAAACAGCAGTGGTTCGCTACACAAATCAACAAGCGTGACTACTTCGAAGATATTAAACCGCTTATCAATGCCCTAAAAGCAGACTTTCGAGTCGAGCAATACGGTGTACTCAATTACGATACCCAGTATCCGCTATATGCACTGAAATCCGCCAACTGGCATGCGGAACTACCTGTCGTACTGGTGACTGGTGGGGTACATGGCTATGAAACCAGTGGCGTGCTTGGTGCATTGGCGTTTGCAAAGCAGCATGCTAACACCTTTGAAGGTCAGTTTAATCTGCTTATATTGCCCTGTATCAGTCCCTGGGGTTACGAAACCATTAACCGCTGGAACCCAGAAGCTGTAGACCCTAATCGTTCCTTTTATGCCAACAGCCCTGCTCAGGAATCACAGCTTGCAATGGATTACGTCAATCAATATCAGGAGTCCATTGCCCTGCATATCGACTTGCATGAAACCACAGACACAGACAACAGCGAATTCAGACCTGCACTGGCTGCGCGCGATGGCAAAGTAAATCATAACTGGAATATTCCGGACGGATTTTATTTGGTTGGTCATACCCAGAAACCACAAGCGGCATTTCAACAGGCAATCATTCACGCCGTGCAACAGGTCACACATATTGCCCAAGCGGATGAACATAATGCGCTCATTGGCGTACCGGTAGAACAATTTGGCGTTATCAACTACGACGCCACGCATCTTGGCCTGTGTATGGGTATGACCAATGCGCCCTATGTCACGACCACCGAAGTTTACCCGGACAGCCCCAACACAACACCGCAAAATTGTATTGATGGCCAGGTTGCTGCCATCGAAGGCGCAATCGCCTACCTGGCAGCCCAAAAGTAA
- a CDS encoding CBS domain-containing protein produces the protein MSEYKSLKTLKLEGVYQFCDYSDAEPLSLSSPAVKVITDFARRQPQMIQKDVDIDHAVYMMLNGHVRSKLVVDHDDTFLGVVNSKDLSGRRVLSIAQKRQVSRSDLTVEDVMTKKQDLHAMRFTTVAKAKIGDVLETLKELGQQHVLLMDEKGGLRGMISSSDIARALHVPVNIFQKAHSFRDIFEIIHEHGELMA, from the coding sequence ATGAGTGAATATAAATCGCTAAAAACACTTAAGTTAGAAGGGGTCTATCAGTTTTGTGATTACTCGGATGCAGAGCCGTTGAGTTTATCGAGTCCCGCCGTTAAGGTGATCACCGACTTTGCCAGACGTCAGCCTCAGATGATCCAAAAGGATGTCGACATAGATCATGCCGTTTATATGATGTTAAACGGCCATGTGCGATCGAAGCTGGTCGTTGATCACGATGATACCTTTCTCGGCGTGGTTAATTCAAAAGACTTGTCGGGTCGGCGGGTCTTGTCTATTGCCCAGAAAAGGCAGGTATCTCGTAGCGATTTAACCGTTGAAGATGTTATGACCAAAAAGCAGGACTTACATGCAATGCGCTTTACGACCGTTGCCAAAGCAAAAATAGGGGATGTATTAGAGACGCTGAAGGAGCTAGGTCAGCAGCATGTATTATTAATGGATGAAAAAGGGGGTCTGAGAGGGATGATTTCGTCGTCAGACATTGCCCGAGCCTTACATGTGCCCGTGAATATCTTCCAAAAAGCACACTCTTTTAGAGACATCTTTGAAATCATTCACGAGCACGGGGAGTTGATGGCCTAA
- a CDS encoding FHA domain-containing protein, with protein sequence MAYLIDEQKLEKIYLKSYHTFGRYKFNVDTFVDKPGISRHHAIIEHANNTWLIRDVSTNGIWINDKKIDKNLPYQLSENDKIDFAAPGQNSYVVANLNANCQYLVSQTNANEVIELENQILLPNDEEASHIVYFDALLNYWFLEDLNTSDRQALIDGGVVSLFGQQWLFYCANTSTMTKHLDNQPIVKPIALNFSVSQDEEKTDLTLELEGQEIDLGCRTHHYLMLLLARTRIDDKQNGMDTESQGWLYREDLAKALGVQTNHMNIMVHRARKQLTEAGGDRAPELAYVLETNNGKIRLNCQNITIVKGCQLETRISI encoded by the coding sequence ATGGCTTATTTAATCGATGAACAGAAACTGGAAAAAATTTACCTGAAAAGTTATCACACTTTTGGGCGTTACAAATTTAATGTAGATACGTTCGTCGATAAGCCCGGTATATCCCGACATCATGCCATCATTGAGCACGCCAATAACACTTGGCTCATTCGCGATGTCAGTACAAACGGCATTTGGATCAATGATAAAAAGATTGATAAAAACCTCCCATATCAGCTTTCAGAGAATGACAAAATTGACTTTGCAGCCCCGGGACAAAACTCTTACGTCGTGGCCAACCTGAATGCCAATTGTCAGTATCTGGTATCGCAAACCAACGCCAATGAAGTCATTGAACTGGAAAATCAGATCCTGTTGCCCAATGACGAAGAGGCCAGCCATATCGTGTATTTCGACGCCCTGCTCAATTACTGGTTTTTGGAAGATTTAAACACCTCAGACCGCCAAGCCTTGATTGATGGCGGCGTCGTTTCGCTGTTTGGTCAGCAGTGGCTATTTTACTGTGCCAATACCTCCACCATGACCAAGCACCTGGACAATCAGCCGATCGTAAAACCCATTGCACTCAATTTTAGTGTAAGCCAGGACGAGGAAAAAACGGATTTGACACTGGAACTTGAAGGTCAGGAAATCGACTTAGGTTGCCGCACGCACCACTACCTGATGTTACTGCTGGCACGAACCCGGATTGACGATAAACAAAACGGCATGGACACGGAGTCTCAGGGCTGGCTTTATCGCGAAGACTTGGCCAAAGCGCTTGGCGTGCAAACCAATCATATGAATATCATGGTGCACCGCGCCCGTAAGCAACTAACTGAGGCAGGCGGAGATAGAGCGCCTGAACTGGCCTATGTGCTGGAAACCAACAATGGTAAAATTCGTCTTAACTGCCAGAATATTACCATTGTTAAAGGATGCCAACTGGAAACCCGGATCTCAATCTAA
- a CDS encoding DUF962 domain-containing protein, translating into MKSLEQHLINYALYHRDKRNIATHFVGVPLIVFAVVWMTFVPLGVIFQVPISLSACLILLVSIYYLALSPTLGGWMIAFLLLCQAGAGYAFSAMAQAGVDVVWFYVTGLALFVIGWVIQFVGHYFEGKKPAFADDLMGLLIGPLFVMMELLNKIGCFKALEQQVNNEAGPYRP; encoded by the coding sequence ATGAAATCACTTGAGCAACACCTGATCAACTACGCTTTGTATCACAGAGACAAACGCAATATTGCAACCCACTTTGTCGGTGTCCCCTTAATCGTATTTGCTGTGGTCTGGATGACATTTGTGCCGCTAGGCGTAATCTTTCAAGTCCCGATCAGCCTCTCTGCCTGTTTAATTTTGCTGGTTAGCATTTATTATTTAGCTTTGTCGCCGACATTAGGCGGCTGGATGATAGCGTTTTTGCTACTGTGTCAGGCGGGCGCTGGTTATGCATTTAGTGCGATGGCCCAGGCAGGGGTCGATGTGGTGTGGTTTTATGTCACAGGGCTGGCGTTGTTTGTTATTGGCTGGGTGATCCAATTTGTTGGACATTATTTTGAAGGAAAGAAACCGGCTTTTGCAGACGACCTGATGGGGTTACTGATAGGCCCGCTATTTGTGATGATGGAATTACTCAATAAAATAGGGTGTTTCAAAGCCCTTGAGCAGCAGGTTAATAATGAGGCCGGTCCGTACCGGCCCTGA
- the recD gene encoding exodeoxyribonuclease V subunit alpha — MMQDMFEFPAEELDHQAYIALLIHTRRVRAADVALAKLLCQGQYDAVFYLVLLLQRAEQSQHTCLLLAEIDWQNPFSLNTDDMSAGSDTVPEAQRLPYTPFNNPDMALAALNSHPAVGEGRPLRLFAGRLYLGRLADYEAYLSDRFRQMAEQPIQQDAGQLSALLDQYFPDDNAQDIDWQKVACAMAASSGFCVITGGPGTGKTTTVTKLLAILQSLYTAAPLSIKLVAPTGKAAARLSESIIGAKGRLSLPPELATLIPEQAQTIHRLLGVIPNTNRFIHHQQNPLHIDLLIVDEASMVDLALMNKLVRALPPQARLILLGDKDQLASVDTGSILGDLCGHLKLGTQPAYTMNRASFLNQVCFAGRDVLKGKASRYALADATAFLQQSHRFKSDSGIGQLASAVNNNDPQQLQQVINHGFSDLSFYGLGVDQYNALLGRAADHYSRYLEAIHNHSEPEEVHALFSQYQLLAAVREGPYGVAELNKRIEQKLAQRRLVAPYSRFYAGMPIMITQNDYQLKLFNGDIGILLPDAQGQLYATFIDEQSTVRYFYPVRLPSFELVYAMTIHKSQGSEFDYTALILPPIQRAGKGVNRQLVYTGITRAKQHLELNCQPQVLQLSMQTEAGRQSGMAHRLHLG, encoded by the coding sequence ATGATGCAGGACATGTTTGAATTCCCGGCAGAGGAGCTGGATCATCAGGCCTATATTGCCTTACTGATCCACACCCGACGTGTGCGAGCCGCCGATGTGGCGCTGGCAAAGCTTTTGTGCCAGGGGCAGTATGACGCGGTATTTTACCTTGTCTTACTGTTGCAAAGGGCGGAACAAAGTCAGCACACTTGTTTGCTACTGGCTGAGATTGACTGGCAGAATCCATTTTCTTTAAACACGGACGATATGAGTGCCGGTTCGGACACAGTGCCAGAGGCTCAGCGTTTGCCATACACCCCGTTTAATAACCCTGACATGGCGCTGGCAGCATTGAATTCGCATCCGGCGGTGGGTGAAGGGCGGCCGCTGCGGCTATTTGCCGGGCGATTATATCTGGGGCGTCTGGCGGACTATGAAGCTTACCTGAGTGATCGTTTTCGGCAGATGGCAGAGCAACCGATACAACAAGATGCAGGGCAATTGAGTGCTTTGCTGGACCAGTATTTTCCGGACGACAACGCTCAGGACATAGATTGGCAAAAGGTTGCCTGTGCCATGGCTGCATCCAGCGGGTTTTGTGTGATCACCGGAGGCCCCGGCACTGGCAAAACCACAACGGTGACCAAGTTACTGGCGATTTTACAGTCCCTGTATACGGCTGCACCACTGAGTATTAAGCTGGTGGCGCCGACAGGCAAAGCAGCAGCCAGACTCAGCGAGTCTATCATTGGTGCGAAAGGGCGGCTGTCGCTGCCGCCCGAGTTGGCAACGCTTATTCCGGAGCAAGCCCAAACCATTCACCGTTTGCTTGGTGTGATCCCGAACACCAACCGCTTTATTCATCATCAGCAAAACCCGCTGCATATCGATTTGTTGATAGTGGATGAAGCCTCTATGGTTGACCTAGCGCTGATGAATAAACTGGTCAGGGCGCTGCCGCCGCAGGCCAGACTGATCCTGCTGGGTGATAAAGACCAACTCGCATCGGTTGATACCGGCAGTATATTGGGTGACTTATGTGGTCATCTTAAACTCGGTACACAGCCAGCATATACCATGAATCGTGCGTCTTTTTTAAATCAGGTCTGTTTTGCCGGGCGTGACGTGCTAAAGGGCAAAGCAAGCCGTTATGCACTGGCCGATGCCACGGCATTTTTGCAGCAAAGTCATCGCTTTAAAAGTGATAGCGGCATTGGTCAACTGGCCAGTGCGGTTAATAACAACGATCCACAGCAGCTGCAACAGGTGATCAATCACGGATTCAGCGATCTGAGTTTTTACGGACTGGGTGTGGATCAATATAACGCCTTGCTTGGCCGGGCGGCGGATCACTACAGCCGATACCTGGAGGCTATCCACAATCACAGTGAGCCCGAAGAGGTGCACGCGTTATTCAGTCAGTACCAGCTGCTTGCAGCGGTCAGAGAAGGGCCTTATGGCGTCGCAGAGCTCAATAAGCGTATCGAGCAGAAACTTGCTCAGCGCAGGCTGGTCGCCCCATATAGCCGCTTTTACGCCGGAATGCCGATTATGATCACGCAAAATGATTACCAGCTTAAACTGTTTAATGGCGATATTGGCATTTTATTACCTGATGCACAGGGCCAGCTTTATGCAACTTTTATTGATGAGCAAAGCACAGTGCGATATTTTTATCCCGTAAGGCTACCCAGTTTTGAGCTGGTGTATGCCATGACTATCCATAAGTCTCAGGGCTCGGAGTTTGATTATACGGCATTGATTTTGCCTCCAATCCAGCGCGCCGGTAAAGGTGTGAACCGTCAGCTGGTTTACACAGGCATTACGCGTGCAAAGCAACACCTGGAGCTTAATTGCCAGCCGCAAGTGTTGCAATTATCCATGCAAACGGAGGCCGGAAGACAATCAGGAATGGCCCACAGGTTACACTTGGGTTAA